In the genome of Pseudomonas lalucatii, the window CAGCCTGGCGCCGCTCGCCGGCGCCCCCCTGGAGCATCGACAAGATGGCTGAAGCGCTCAGCGTCCTGATCGTCGAAGACGATCCCCACGTGCTGCTCGGCTGCCAGCAGGCCCTGGCCCTGGAGGACATCCCCAGCGAGGGCCTGGGCAGCGCCGAGCAGGCCCTGGCGCGGGTCGGCGGCGACTTTCCCGGCATCGTCGTCAGCGACATCCGCCTGCCCGGCATGGACGGCCTGCGCCTGCTGAGCGAACTCAAGCGCCGCGATCCGAGCCTGCCGGTGGTGCTGATCACCGGCCACGGCGACATCGCCATGGCGGTGGGCGCCATGCGCGACGGCGCCTACGACTTCATCGAGAAACCCTTCTCCCCCGAGCGCCTGGTCGAGGTCTGCCGCCGCGCCCTGGCCCAGCGCGGCCTGGCCCGCGAGGTCGGCGAACTGCGCCGCCAGCTGGCCGGGCGCCAGGCCCTGGAGCAGCGCCTGATCGGTCGCTCGCCGGCCATGCAACGCCTGCGCGAGCTGATCGCCAACGTCGCCGACACCGGCGCCAACGTGCTGATCGAGGGCGAGACCGGCACCGGCAAGGAGCTGGTGGCGCGCTGCCTGCACGACTTCAGCCGGCGCTCGGCCAAGCAGTTCGTCGCGCTCAACTGCGGCGGTCTGCCGGAGAACCTGTTCGAGAGCGAGATCTTCGGCCACGAGGCCCACGCCTTCACCGGCGCCGGCAAGCGGCGCATCGGCAAGATCGAGCACGCCGACGGCGGCAGCCTGTTCCTCGACGAGATCGAGAGCATGCCGCTGGCCCTGCAGATCAAACTGCTGCGGGTGCTGCAGGAGCACAGCCTGGAGCGCCTGGGCTCGAACCAGTCGATCGCCGTGGACTGCCGGGTGATCGCCGCGACCAAGGCCGACCTCGACCAGCTCGGCCGCGCCGGGCAGTTCCGCAGCGACCTCTACTACCGGCTCAACGTGGTCAGCCTGGAGCTGCCGCCGCTGCGCGAACGGCGCGAGGACATCGGCCTGCTGTTCGAACACTTCCTGCAGCTCGCCGCGCTGCGCTTCGACCGCCCGGCGCCGGCGCTGGACCGCCACAGCCTGGCCGCGCTGCTGGCCCACGACTGGCCGGGCAACGTGCGCGAGCTGCGCAACGTCGCCGAGCGCTTCGCCCTCGGCCTGCCGGCGTTCAAGCACAGCGGCCTGGCCGACGGCGGCAGCGGCCCGGGCTTCGCCGAAGCGGTGGAGGCCTTCGAGCGCAACCTGCTGGGCGACGCCCTGAGCCGCCACGCCGGCAACCTCAGCCAGGCCGCCCAGGCCCTGGGCATGGCCAAGACCACGCTGTTCGACAAGGTGAAGAAGTACGGCCTGTAGACTGGCGGGCTAGCCCTCGCCGCCGCGCTGCTGGCTGTTGAAGCGCCGCCGGTAGGCGCCCGGCGCGATGCCGACCCGCTGCTTGAACAGGCGGCGGAAGGAACTGCCATCCTCGTAACCGACCTGCTGGGTGATGCGCTCGAAGTTCTCCTGCCCGCCCTCCAGCAGGTGCTTGGCCCGCTCGATGCGCAGGTTCTGCAGGTACTGCCCGGGAGTCTGCCCGGTGGCGTCCTTGAAGCGGCGGATCAGGCTGCGCGGGGTCAGGGCGAAGCGCTCGGCGACCTGCTCCAGGGTGATGGGCTCGGCCAGGTGCTTCTCCAGCCAGATCTGCACCTTCAGCACCTCCTGGTCCTGGTGGGCCTTGTCGAACTGACTGCTCATGTAGGGCGTCTGGCTGCGCTCGGCGCTGTCGACCAAGAGTTTCTTCGAGCACTCGGCGGCCAGCTGGGGCGAGGCGAAGCGGCGGATGATGTGCAGCAGCAGGTCGCTGCCGGTGGTCGAGCCGGCCGAACAGAGCAGCAGGCCGTCGTCGGTCACCGTGCGCTCGGCCTGCAGCCGCACCCGCGGGAAGTGCCGGGCGAACTGCTCGGCGAATATCCAGTGGGTGGTGGCGCGCTTGCCGTCCAGCAGGCCGGCCTGGGCGGTGACGAAGGTGCCGGTGCACATGCTGGCGATATAGCTGTTGCGGCCGTGATGGTGGCGCAGCCAGGCACATACCGGCGCCATCTCGGGCAGTACCGCGAGGATGTTGAACATGAACCCCGGCACTATGATCAGGTCGGTGTCCTCGACCTCGGCCAGGGCCTTGTGCGGCGTCAGGCGCAGGCCGCCGGTGCAGGTCACCGGCGCGCCGTCGATGGACACGCTCTGCACCTCGAAGGGGACGGCGCCACCGCCGCTGGCGAAGCGCTGCAGCACGTTGGCGCACTCGAGAAACTCCAGGGCCGCCGAGACGCTGGTGGCCGAGCAGCGATTGGCCATCAGAACCGTCACTCTCATTTCAATCTCCCCGATCCCTTAGGCGCGTGTTTCGCACGTTTTTCGTCAATTTCACCCATGGCGGGCTCGCCGCCCGCTGCCTAGCATGGCGCCCCACCAGCGGATGGCAGGCGCCGGCATGGGCGCACTGGCACCATAGTTCCAGAGGAGCACGGCGATGAAACATACAGCCTATCGACTGTTCAAAAAACCCTTCTTCGGCCGCTTCATGCGCCCCTGGCGCTGGCCGGACGACGTGGACCAGGAGCAATGGCAACGTCTGGCCATCGCCAGCGGCTCGGGCGCCCGCCTGGCCGCCCTGCTGGCCGAGGCCCACACGCCCAGGGCCAGGGGCGCGGTGTTGCTGGCCCATCCCATGGGCACCGCGGCCAAGGGCTTCTGGCTGAAGCAGGGCCACGCCGAGCTGCTGCGCCGGGCCGGTTATCACGTGATGCTGTTCGACCTCAACGGCTTCGGCGAGAGCAGTTCCACCACCATGGACTACCCCCTGGACGTGCTGGCCGCCGGCCAGGCCCTGCAGGCGCGCTACCCGCAGTTGCCGCTGGCGCTGCTCGGCGCCTCCATGGGCGCGGCCATGAGCGTCTGCGTCCTGGCCCAGGCGGATCATCCGTTCAAGGCGGCGGTGCTCGAGTCGGCCTTCCCGACCCTGCTGCACTTCTGGCGCCGCTACCCCCTGCCCCGGCTCGGCATCCAGCTGTCCAGGCTGCTCTATCCGGCCGGCGAGCGGCGCCTGCGCCCGATCCACGCCGCCGCCCACCTGGTGGGCCAGCCGCCCGTGCTGCTGATCTACGGCGAGGACGACCTCTACACCCCGGTCGCCGACGGCCAGCAGCTGCACCAGGCCCTGGCCAAGAAGACCCATACCGAGTTCTGGCAGGTGCCCGGCGCCCGGCACACCCTGGCCTATGCGGCCCAGCCCGAGGTCTATGCGCAGCGGGTGACCGCCTTCCTGAACCGACACCTGGCCTGCCACGGCCCATCCCTCAGCCACGCCATCGCCTGATCGGAGGACTGCCCATGAATCTTGCCGACCTGCTGCACGCCGCCTGCGCCTCGTCCCCCACCCAGGTGCAGATTCCCGAACACTGGGGCCAGGGCCGGGCCACCTTCGGCGGCCTGCTGGCCGCCTGCCTGTTCGAGAAGATCCGCCCGCGGGTGGCCGCCGAGCGGGCGCTGCGCTCGCTGATGGTTTCCTTCATCGCCCCGGTGGCAGCCGGCGCCCTGGATGTGCAGGTCAGGGTGCTGCGCGAAGGCAAGGCGGCGACCCAGGTGCAGGCCACGGCCTATCAAGACGATCAGCCCTGCGTGGTGATGCTGGCCAGCTTCGGCGGCGACCGCAGCTCGAGCGTGACGGTGGAGGCGCTGACGGCGCCGCACTTCGAGGCGCCCGAGACGGTTACCCCCTTTCCCTTCATCCCCGGCCTGACCCCGGACTTCACCCAGTACTTCGACTACCGCTATGCGGTCGGCAAGATGCCCTTCATGGGCGGCCGGGAACCCCACCTGGGCGGCTGGATCCGTTTGCGCGAGGCGGGGCCCCAGGCGGCCGGCGTGGCCGAGTTGCTGTGCCTGCTGGACGCCTGGCCGCCGGCGGTGTTCAGCCTGCTCAAGGCGCCGGCCAGCGGCAGCTCCCTGACCTGGAGCATTGGCTTCGTCGAGCAGCCCGCGGACTGCAGCGGCGGCGACTGGTGGCAGTACCTGGCCGACATCCGGCAGGCCGCCAACGGTTACAGCCACATCGACGCCACCCTGTGGGACCGGCACGGCCGCACGGCGCTGCTCAGCCGCCAGACGGTCAGCGTCTTCGCCTGAACGAGCAGCACTCGGCGCAACGCGGCACGACCGGGGGTGACCGCACAACAGACGCGGTATGCTTCTTGCTGTCTATCGGTCACCCAAGGCCCGCGGAAATCGCCGATGCTGCATGCCCACCTGACCACCCTGCACGTGGTCGCGCTGATCCTCGAGCTGCTCGCCGAGCGGCCCGAGCAGGCCGAGGCGCTGCTGGCCGGCAGCGGCATCCGCGCCGCCGACCTGGCCGGCGGCGACCAGCGCATCACCCGCACCCAGGAACTGCAGGTGTGCGCCAACGCCCTGGCCCTGCGCAGCGACCTCGGCCTGGAGCTGGGCCGGCGCCTGCATGTGTCGTCCTACGGCCTGCTCGGTTACGCCGCGCTGTCCAGTGCCACCTTTGGTGACGCCTGGCGCCTGCTGCTGCAGTACCCGGCCCTGCTCGGCACCTACTTCAGGCTGGAGCTGAGCGTCGAGGGCGAGCTGGCCTGGGTCGGCGCCGCCGAGTACCACCACGCGCCGGCGCTGGAGCGCTTCAACGTGGAGATGTGCCTGGCCTCGCTGCGGCTGGTCTGCGACGAGCTGCTCGGCCAGGCGCTGCCGCTGGTCGCGGCGCAGTTCCGCCATGGCCGGCCCGACTACGTCGCGCGCTACGCGGCCAGCTTCCCCTGCCCGCTGCGGTTCGACGCCACGCGCAACGCCTTCGCCTTTCCCGCCGAGTGGCTGCAGCGGCGCCTGCCCCTGGCCGACCCGGTGACCCACCAGGACATGCTCGAACGCTGCCGCAAGCAGAACGCCGAGTTCACCACCCGCCAGGCCTGGCTGCAGCGGGTGCGCCAGGAACTGGCCGCGCACCTGGCCGAACCGCCCGGCCTGGAGGCCCTGGCGCAGCAGATGCACTGCTCGCCGCGCACCCTGCGCCGCCACCTGCAGGAACTCGGCACCCACTATCAGGAACTGCTCGACGAGCTGCGCTTCGAGCGTGCCAAGGCCCTGCTGGCCCGGGCGGACTGGCCGATCTGCCGCATCGCCGAGGAGCTGGGCTTCAGCGAGAGCGCCAGCTTCCGCCATGCCTTCCAGCGCTGGAGCGGCGTGGCACCGAGCCGTTTCCGCGCATAGGGCGCTGCGGCCGAGGAATTTGGCCACTTCGATCCCCTATTGGCCGTTGCCAGCGTTCTCCCGCCGGCCCCCTGGGCGAACAATGACTCCCACAACCACAAGCGAGCCCGGGAGCCGTTCACCCATGCTGACCTACTACAGCGACGACCATCACCTGCACCACGGCAGCTGCGAGCTGATCGACGGCCAGCTGCTGCCCTGCTTCGAGAAGCCGCAACGCGCCGAGCATATCCTGGCGCGGGTGATGGAGCGCGGCCTCGGCCAGGTGCGCGCGCCCCGGGACTTCGGCCGCGCACCGCTGGCGCGCATCCACTCGGCGGCCTACCTGGACTTCCTCGAAGGCGCCTGGGCGCGCTGGCAGGCCCAGGGCGGCCAGGGCGACCTGCTGCCCTACACCTGGCCGGCACGCACCCTGCGCCAGCAGTTGCCCAGCAGCCTGCACGGCCAACTCGGCTACTACAGCTTCGATGCCGGCGCACCGATCACCGCCGGCACCTGGCAGGCGGCCTACAGCGCCGCCCAGGTGGCCCTCAGCGCCCAGGCGGAGATCGCCGCCGGCGCCCACAGCGTGTTCGCCCTGTGCCGGCCGCCGGGCCACCACGCCGCCGCCGAGGTGATGGGCGGCTACTGCTACCTGAACAACGCCGCCATCGCCGCCCAGGCCTTCCTCGACCAGGGCCGCGCCAGGGTGGCGATCCTCGACGTCGACTACCACCACGGCAACGGCACCCAGTCGATCTTCTACGCGCGCAGCGACGTGCTGGTCGCCTCGATCCACGGCGACCCGGCGGCCGAGTTCCCGTTCTTCCTCGGCCACGCCGACGAGTGCGGCGAAGGCGCCGGCGAGGGCTGCAACTTCAACTACCCGCTGCCGGCCGGCAGCGACTGGGCGACCTGGAGCGCGGCCCTGGAGCAGGCCTGCCGGCGCATCGCCGAATCCGGCGCCGAGGTGCTGGTGGTGTCGCTGGGGGTGGACACCTTCAAGGACGACCCGATCTCCCAGTTCAAGCTCGACAGCCCGGACTACCTGCGCATGGGCCAGCGCATCGAGGCCCTCGGCCTGCCGACCCTGTTCGTCATGGAAGGCGGCTACGCGGTGGAGGCGATCGGCGTCAATGCGGTGAACGTGCTGGAAGGCTTCGAGGGCGCGTAGGGTGGCTGGCGCTTTATCCGTCCAGCAGCTCCCGGTGGATGAAAAGAGCGTCATCCACCCTACGCCGACCGCCACGGCAAACACTTAGAACAAGACTGGAGTGACCCCGATGAACAGACTCACCCGCACCCTGACCGCCGGCCTCTGCGCCGGCGCCCTGCTCGGCGGCCTCGGCCAGGCCCTGGCCGCCGACAAGCCGCGCGAGCTGCGCGTGTACAACTGGGCCGACTACATGCTGCCCTCGGTGCCCAAGGAATTCCAGGCCAAGAGCGGCATCCAGCTGACCTGGGACCTGTTCGACACCAACGAGGCACTGGAGGCCAAGCTGCTCACCGGCAACTCCGGCTACGACCTGGTGGTGCCGTCCAACACCTTCCTCGACACCCAGATTCGCGCCGGGGTGTTCCAGACGCTGGACAAGAGCCAGCTGCCCAACTGGCAGCACCTCGACCCGGCGCTGCTCGAGCTGATGAGCGCCAACGACCCGGGCAACGCCCACGCGGTGCCCTACATGTACGGCACCGTGCTGCTCGGCTTCAACCCGGACAAGGTCAGGGCCGCCCTCGGCGCGGACGCCCCGGTGAACAGCTGGGATTTGATCTTCAAGGAAGAGAACGCCGCCAAGCTGGCCCAGTGCGGGGTGACCCTGCTCGACTCGCCCGGCGAGATCCTGCCGATCGCCCTGCACTACCTGGGCCTCGACCCCTCCAGCACCCGGCGCGAGGACTACGACAAGGCCACCGCACTGCTGCTGAAGATCCGCCCGCACGTGCGCTACTTCCACTCGGCCAAGTACATGACCGACATCGCCAACGGCAACATCTGCGTGGCGGTCGGCTACTCGGGCAGCTTCTACCAGTTCGCCAACCGCGCCAAGGAAGCCGGCAACGGCGTGCTCATCGACTGGCGCCTGCCCAGGGAAGGCGCGCCGCTGTGGTTCGACTCCTTCGCCATCCCGGCCAGCGCCAAGAACGTCGAGGAGGCCCACGAGTTCCTCAACAACCTGCTCGACCCGCAGGTGGTGGCGCCCATCAGCACCTTCCTCGGCTACCCGAACCCGAACAAGAGCGCCATGCCGCTGGTCAGCGCGGAGATCCGCGACAATCCGCACCTGACCCCGAGCGCCGAGGCGCAGAAGACCCTGTACGTGCTCAAGCCGCTGCCGCAGAAGGCCGAGCGCCTGCGCACCCGCGCCTGGACGCGGATCAAGTCGGGCACCTGAGCCCGCTGCGCCCCTGACCGCGGCGGCCACCACGGCCGCCGCGGCCTCGCACGGCTAACGCAGGGCGGCGAGAATGGTGCGGATGTTCGCCTCGAGCATGCCGGCATAGCTGTCGCCGGGCGTGCCGGGCAGGCCCAGGGAATCGGTGTACAGGGTCCCGGCGATCGGGATGCCGCTCTCGCGCGAAACCATCTGCATGCTGCGCGCATCGACGCTGGTCTCGACGAACAGGGCCGGCACCCGGCGCTGCTCGAGCTGCCCGAGCAGGGCGATGACCTGCTGCGGCGTGCCCTGGTTCTCCGCGTTGATCTCCCAGATGTAACCGGCGTCGAAACCATAGGCGGCGCAGAAGTACTTGAACGCCCCCTCGCTGGTCACCAGGTAGCGGCGCGCGACCGGGATCTCGGCGAAGGCCGCCAGGGCCTTGTCGTGCAGCTGTTGCAGCCGCTCGATATAGGCCGCGGCGTTGGCCTGGTAGGTCGCCGCGTGCCCCGGGTCGACGCGGATCAGGGCGTCCCGGGCGTTGCGCGCGTACTGCATGCCGTTGCGCGCATCCAGCCAGGCGTGGGGGTCCTCGCTGCCGGCCTGGCCGCTGGAGGTCAGGTACTGCGGCGTGACTCCCTCGCTCAGGCGGAACACCGGGGCGTCCGCGCCGGTCTTGCCGGCGGTGCGCAGCAGCTTGTCGAACCAGGCATTGCCGGCTTCCAGATTGAGGCCGTTGTAGAACACCAGGTCGGCATCGCTGGTCTGCTGCACGTCCAGCGGCAGCGGGTCGTATTCGTGGGGGTTGGAGCCCAGCGGCGCCAGGCTGTGGATCTCCACCCGCTCGCCACCGACGTTCTTGACGATGTCGTAGAGGATCGAATAGCTGGTGACCACCTTGAGCCTGGCGCCGCTGTCGGCCCAGGCCGGCGCCAGCCAAGGCCCGAGCAGGCCGAGAGCGATGAGTAGAAGGGTTCTGATCATGGGCTCACCTCGTGCTCGAGCATGGCGTTGTCGGGGTCATTGACGGGGCCGTCGCCGCATGGCGCCTGCTGGCGCCGACGCCGGGCCTGCAGGCCGCGCCAGATCAGGCCCTGGCTGGGGGACAGCAGCAGCGCGGCGAGAAACAACAGGGTCGAGGTCATGACGATGGTCGCGCCCGAGGCCAGGTTGTAGGTGAAGCTCAGGTAGATGCCGCTGAAGGCCGAGACCAGGCCCAGGCCGGCGGCCCAGCAGATCATCAGCGACAGGCGGTTGGTCAGCAGGTAGGCGGTGGCCGCCGGGGTGATCAGCATGGCCACCACCAGGACGATGCCGACCGTCTGCAGCGAGGCCACCGTGACCAGGGTCAGCAGGGTCATCAGGAAGTAGTGGATCAGCTTGACCGGCAGGCCGTAGGCGGCGGCCATGGTGGCGTCGAAGGTGCTGAGCAGCAGTTCCTTGTAGAACAGGTAGATCGAGGCCA includes:
- a CDS encoding AraC family transcriptional regulator, with protein sequence MLHAHLTTLHVVALILELLAERPEQAEALLAGSGIRAADLAGGDQRITRTQELQVCANALALRSDLGLELGRRLHVSSYGLLGYAALSSATFGDAWRLLLQYPALLGTYFRLELSVEGELAWVGAAEYHHAPALERFNVEMCLASLRLVCDELLGQALPLVAAQFRHGRPDYVARYAASFPCPLRFDATRNAFAFPAEWLQRRLPLADPVTHQDMLERCRKQNAEFTTRQAWLQRVRQELAAHLAEPPGLEALAQQMHCSPRTLRRHLQELGTHYQELLDELRFERAKALLARADWPICRIAEELGFSESASFRHAFQRWSGVAPSRFRA
- a CDS encoding metal ABC transporter permease; translation: MSFLQAVVAYDFLQKALLTSAMVGIICGVIGCFIILRGMALMGDAISHAVLPGVALSFMLGINLLIGAVLSGLLTAIAIGYVSQHSRIKHDVSIGVMFTAAFALGIILITLQKSSTDLYHILFGNVLAVRPEEMWITLVIGALVLASIYLFYKELLLSTFDATMAAAYGLPVKLIHYFLMTLLTLVTVASLQTVGIVLVVAMLITPAATAYLLTNRLSLMICWAAGLGLVSAFSGIYLSFTYNLASGATIVMTSTLLFLAALLLSPSQGLIWRGLQARRRRQQAPCGDGPVNDPDNAMLEHEVSP
- a CDS encoding metal ABC transporter solute-binding protein, Zn/Mn family; this translates as MIRTLLLIALGLLGPWLAPAWADSGARLKVVTSYSILYDIVKNVGGERVEIHSLAPLGSNPHEYDPLPLDVQQTSDADLVFYNGLNLEAGNAWFDKLLRTAGKTGADAPVFRLSEGVTPQYLTSSGQAGSEDPHAWLDARNGMQYARNARDALIRVDPGHAATYQANAAAYIERLQQLHDKALAAFAEIPVARRYLVTSEGAFKYFCAAYGFDAGYIWEINAENQGTPQQVIALLGQLEQRRVPALFVETSVDARSMQMVSRESGIPIAGTLYTDSLGLPGTPGDSYAGMLEANIRTILAALR
- a CDS encoding alpha/beta hydrolase family protein; the protein is MKHTAYRLFKKPFFGRFMRPWRWPDDVDQEQWQRLAIASGSGARLAALLAEAHTPRARGAVLLAHPMGTAAKGFWLKQGHAELLRRAGYHVMLFDLNGFGESSSTTMDYPLDVLAAGQALQARYPQLPLALLGASMGAAMSVCVLAQADHPFKAAVLESAFPTLLHFWRRYPLPRLGIQLSRLLYPAGERRLRPIHAAAHLVGQPPVLLIYGEDDLYTPVADGQQLHQALAKKTHTEFWQVPGARHTLAYAAQPEVYAQRVTAFLNRHLACHGPSLSHAIA
- a CDS encoding GlxA family transcriptional regulator — protein: MRVTVLMANRCSATSVSAALEFLECANVLQRFASGGGAVPFEVQSVSIDGAPVTCTGGLRLTPHKALAEVEDTDLIIVPGFMFNILAVLPEMAPVCAWLRHHHGRNSYIASMCTGTFVTAQAGLLDGKRATTHWIFAEQFARHFPRVRLQAERTVTDDGLLLCSAGSTTGSDLLLHIIRRFASPQLAAECSKKLLVDSAERSQTPYMSSQFDKAHQDQEVLKVQIWLEKHLAEPITLEQVAERFALTPRSLIRRFKDATGQTPGQYLQNLRIERAKHLLEGGQENFERITQQVGYEDGSSFRRLFKQRVGIAPGAYRRRFNSQQRGGEG
- a CDS encoding histone deacetylase family protein, giving the protein MLTYYSDDHHLHHGSCELIDGQLLPCFEKPQRAEHILARVMERGLGQVRAPRDFGRAPLARIHSAAYLDFLEGAWARWQAQGGQGDLLPYTWPARTLRQQLPSSLHGQLGYYSFDAGAPITAGTWQAAYSAAQVALSAQAEIAAGAHSVFALCRPPGHHAAAEVMGGYCYLNNAAIAAQAFLDQGRARVAILDVDYHHGNGTQSIFYARSDVLVASIHGDPAAEFPFFLGHADECGEGAGEGCNFNYPLPAGSDWATWSAALEQACRRIAESGAEVLVVSLGVDTFKDDPISQFKLDSPDYLRMGQRIEALGLPTLFVMEGGYAVEAIGVNAVNVLEGFEGA
- a CDS encoding acyl-CoA thioesterase yields the protein MNLADLLHAACASSPTQVQIPEHWGQGRATFGGLLAACLFEKIRPRVAAERALRSLMVSFIAPVAAGALDVQVRVLREGKAATQVQATAYQDDQPCVVMLASFGGDRSSSVTVEALTAPHFEAPETVTPFPFIPGLTPDFTQYFDYRYAVGKMPFMGGREPHLGGWIRLREAGPQAAGVAELLCLLDAWPPAVFSLLKAPASGSSLTWSIGFVEQPADCSGGDWWQYLADIRQAANGYSHIDATLWDRHGRTALLSRQTVSVFA
- a CDS encoding polyamine ABC transporter substrate-binding protein, which codes for MNRLTRTLTAGLCAGALLGGLGQALAADKPRELRVYNWADYMLPSVPKEFQAKSGIQLTWDLFDTNEALEAKLLTGNSGYDLVVPSNTFLDTQIRAGVFQTLDKSQLPNWQHLDPALLELMSANDPGNAHAVPYMYGTVLLGFNPDKVRAALGADAPVNSWDLIFKEENAAKLAQCGVTLLDSPGEILPIALHYLGLDPSSTRREDYDKATALLLKIRPHVRYFHSAKYMTDIANGNICVAVGYSGSFYQFANRAKEAGNGVLIDWRLPREGAPLWFDSFAIPASAKNVEEAHEFLNNLLDPQVVAPISTFLGYPNPNKSAMPLVSAEIRDNPHLTPSAEAQKTLYVLKPLPQKAERLRTRAWTRIKSGT
- a CDS encoding sigma-54-dependent transcriptional regulator, with protein sequence MAEALSVLIVEDDPHVLLGCQQALALEDIPSEGLGSAEQALARVGGDFPGIVVSDIRLPGMDGLRLLSELKRRDPSLPVVLITGHGDIAMAVGAMRDGAYDFIEKPFSPERLVEVCRRALAQRGLAREVGELRRQLAGRQALEQRLIGRSPAMQRLRELIANVADTGANVLIEGETGTGKELVARCLHDFSRRSAKQFVALNCGGLPENLFESEIFGHEAHAFTGAGKRRIGKIEHADGGSLFLDEIESMPLALQIKLLRVLQEHSLERLGSNQSIAVDCRVIAATKADLDQLGRAGQFRSDLYYRLNVVSLELPPLRERREDIGLLFEHFLQLAALRFDRPAPALDRHSLAALLAHDWPGNVRELRNVAERFALGLPAFKHSGLADGGSGPGFAEAVEAFERNLLGDALSRHAGNLSQAAQALGMAKTTLFDKVKKYGL